From the Streptomyces sp. NBC_00390 genome, the window AGGAGCGGGGCAGCACCCTCGCCCTGCCCGGGCCGGCAGACCCGCGGCTGGTCTGGTTCGTCCGCGAGGCCTGGCCCTCCCCCGCGACCGGGACCACTCAGGTGGCGGGGACTCTCGCACGCGGGCAGCGGTTGCGGATCACCGTCGAGTCCGACCGGCTGGTCGTGTTCGGCGACGGAATGGAGGCGGACGCCCTTGAGCTGACCTGGGGACAGTCGGTGCGCTTCGGCGTCTGCGACACGGCGCTGCGACTGCTGGTCTGAAACCGGTCAGCGCACCCCGTCACACGGCGCCGCGAATGGCCGGACATCGCTCTAGTCCACTCCGTCAAGGGTTTCTACCATTCCGACACCGGGTCTTCACAGATCGGGTGTCGCATGCTCGATGTGTCATGTGCATGACGATTCAACGTTCCGTCCAGCGCACACGTCCGTGACGGCCTGCCGCATCCGCGGCCGACCGCACCCCCCACCGCGCGGCACGTCGGACCATCCGCCGCGCCGCCCGGCACTGAAGCATGGATTGGAGAACCATGACCGGTGGACTGCTGGTGACCGGCGCGATAGCCGCGCTGCTCACCACGGCTCTCCCCGCACAGCACAGCCCTTCCTCGATCGTCGACCCGCCGCCGGACAGGATCGTGATCGACATCGCGACGGTCAACGGATCCGGGTGCCCGAAGGACACGGCCGCCGTCGCCGTCTCCCAGGACAACACCGCCTTCACCGTGACCTACAGCCAGTACCTGGCACAGGTCGGAGGCGGCGCCCCGCCCACCGCGGCACGCAAGAACTGCCAGCTCAACCTGATCGTGCATGTCCCGCAGGGCTTCACCTACGCGATCGCCAGCGCCGACTACCGCGGGTACGCCTTGCTC encodes:
- a CDS encoding DUF4360 domain-containing protein, encoding MTGGLLVTGAIAALLTTALPAQHSPSSIVDPPPDRIVIDIATVNGSGCPKDTAAVAVSQDNTAFTVTYSQYLAQVGGGAPPTAARKNCQLNLIVHVPQGFTYAIASADYRGYALLAPGASSTEKASYYFQGSPQTAFRTHNFGGPYDDNWQATDETDWAQLVWAPCGVQRNFNINTELRVNKGTSAPGATSYMTMDSTDGAISTVYHLAWKECPES